The following proteins are encoded in a genomic region of uncultured Ilyobacter sp.:
- a CDS encoding transposase — protein sequence MMPTNKPLKTILSKYFFPYWRANNHKFPESLRDTILKNVNNFLDCGDLNIGYTSFVCFKCKSIHKTAFSCKSRFCPSCGKVYAENWAKNVSETLIECPHRHAVFSLPKGWIRDFFFKHRNLLKDLANASYLALKHSFKKLGIICIGAISTIHTFSRKVEWNPHIHSLITFGGITKTNKWKNIKNLPWQVLRKSWQKCALDIISKYAKHNNSQNLKNKISIAYKKYVNGFFVNAESKVGNSKFIAKYIGRYLARPAIAEYRITSFNDQFVTFWFKRPDSDSKEYLTLPMEKFIGRILSHIPPKNFKMVRRFGLYSRRTKNKKSKKIRLFKTKSSWAERIFKAFGINPLMCRKCGSQLHLLEIFHAKYGVIYYNESLP from the coding sequence ATGATGCCTACAAATAAACCTTTAAAAACAATTCTATCGAAATATTTTTTCCCATACTGGAGGGCTAATAATCACAAGTTTCCAGAATCATTGAGAGATACTATCCTAAAAAATGTTAATAATTTCCTTGATTGTGGGGATCTCAATATTGGATATACTTCTTTTGTCTGCTTCAAATGTAAATCTATTCATAAAACAGCATTTTCTTGTAAATCTCGTTTTTGTCCTTCTTGCGGTAAAGTCTATGCTGAAAATTGGGCTAAAAATGTCTCAGAAACATTAATTGAGTGTCCACATAGACATGCTGTGTTTTCATTACCTAAAGGGTGGATTAGAGATTTTTTCTTCAAGCATAGAAATCTTCTTAAAGATTTAGCCAATGCTTCGTACCTCGCGCTTAAGCATTCTTTCAAAAAGCTTGGCATAATCTGTATAGGTGCTATCTCTACTATTCATACTTTTTCAAGAAAAGTAGAATGGAATCCTCATATCCACTCTTTGATAACGTTTGGTGGAATTACTAAAACCAACAAATGGAAAAATATTAAAAATCTTCCATGGCAGGTTCTTAGAAAATCTTGGCAAAAGTGTGCCTTGGACATTATTTCTAAATACGCTAAACATAATAATTCTCAGAACCTAAAAAATAAGATTTCAATTGCATATAAAAAATATGTCAACGGGTTCTTTGTTAATGCTGAATCCAAAGTTGGAAATTCTAAATTTATCGCCAAATATATTGGGAGATACCTTGCCCGACCAGCTATTGCCGAATATAGAATTACATCTTTTAATGACCAATTTGTAACTTTTTGGTTTAAAAGACCTGATTCAGACAGTAAAGAATACCTTACCCTTCCCATGGAAAAGTTTATCGGAAGGATTCTTTCGCATATTCCACCTAAAAATTTTAAAATGGTACGACGATTTGGTCTTTATTCCAGAAGAACAAAAAATAAAAAATCCAAAAAAATTAGGTTGTTTAAAACTAAATCTTCTTGGGCGGAAAGAATTTTTAAGGCTTTTGGAATAAATCCTCTAATGTGCCGTAAATGTGGTTCCCAGTTACACTTACTGGAAATATTCCATGCCAAGTATGGCGTCATCTACTATAACGAATCACTGCCTTGA
- a CDS encoding sigma-70 family RNA polymerase sigma factor: MMEVNLVKMAQDGDQEAVTQIFDKYRGLVLMKSKNYFLNGADRDDLLQEGMIGLLKAIRAYDEGKNTSFNTFASLCIKRQIITAIKNSNSGKHRMLNLASNGFYEGEESNVSYERKSFNFYNPEEIFLGKEKLEALKKYLNDNLSRMENEIFDYMLLGNNYIEIAEKTGRKIKSVDNAIQRIKKKVKGFLEDYELLRRLELGDL, encoded by the coding sequence ATGATGGAAGTCAATTTGGTTAAGATGGCCCAAGATGGGGATCAAGAAGCAGTTACTCAGATTTTCGACAAGTATCGGGGACTTGTTTTAATGAAGAGTAAGAACTACTTTTTAAACGGAGCCGACAGAGACGATCTGTTGCAAGAGGGAATGATAGGCCTATTAAAAGCGATAAGGGCTTATGATGAAGGAAAAAACACATCTTTCAATACATTTGCATCTCTGTGTATTAAAAGACAGATTATAACAGCAATTAAAAATTCTAATTCTGGTAAGCATCGTATGCTCAATCTAGCTTCCAATGGATTTTATGAAGGTGAAGAAAGTAACGTTTCCTATGAACGTAAATCTTTTAACTTTTATAATCCAGAAGAGATATTTTTGGGAAAAGAAAAATTAGAGGCTTTGAAAAAATACTTAAATGACAATTTAAGTAGGATGGAAAACGAGATCTTTGACTACATGCTATTAGGAAACAACTATATTGAGATTGCTGAAAAAACAGGTAGAAAGATAAAATCTGTAGACAATGCTATTCAGAGAATCAAAAAGAAAGTAAAAGGATTTTTGGAAGATTATGAACTTCTGAGAAGACTAGAACTAGGGGACCTTTAA
- a CDS encoding toxin-antitoxin system YwqK family antitoxin, with the protein MKKIILFLFMILSFVSYSEKVTTYYEDGSLYKTANFENGKLEGKMLVYYENGKVEVKSNWKEGKLDGEREFYYKNGNISEISNWKDGKKEGKTVIYYENGNIEGRSYWENGKQEGETIYYYENGNIGQRSNWKNGNIEGLVTHYYESGKISEESNWKNGKIDGETIGYYENGSIEGKSYWKDGKLEGTAIIYYENGNIKGEINFKNGKQEGLTLLYHENGNMSEKANWKNGKEEGKVYLYDLDGNLYRIENYSGGKVEGVLRIY; encoded by the coding sequence ATGAAAAAAATAATATTGTTTTTATTTATGATTCTAAGTTTTGTTTCCTACTCAGAAAAGGTAACTACATATTACGAAGACGGTAGCTTGTATAAAACAGCAAATTTTGAAAATGGGAAGCTAGAAGGAAAGATGCTGGTTTATTATGAGAACGGAAAGGTAGAAGTAAAATCAAACTGGAAAGAGGGAAAACTAGACGGTGAAAGAGAATTTTACTATAAAAACGGAAACATAAGTGAAATATCAAATTGGAAAGATGGCAAAAAAGAGGGAAAGACAGTTATTTATTATGAAAACGGAAATATAGAGGGAAGATCATATTGGGAAAATGGCAAGCAGGAAGGCGAAACAATATATTACTATGAAAACGGGAATATAGGACAAAGGTCAAACTGGAAAAATGGAAATATAGAGGGTCTGGTAACACATTATTATGAAAGTGGGAAAATAAGTGAAGAGTCAAACTGGAAAAATGGAAAAATAGATGGTGAAACAATAGGTTACTATGAAAATGGTAGTATAGAGGGGAAATCTTACTGGAAAGATGGAAAACTTGAGGGAACAGCGATAATTTACTATGAAAACGGAAATATAAAAGGCGAAATAAACTTTAAAAATGGCAAGCAAGAAGGTTTAACCTTACTTTATCACGAAAATGGAAATATGAGTGAAAAGGCAAATTGGAAAAATGGTAAAGAGGAGGGGAAGGTATACTTATATGACCTCGATGGAAACTTGTATAGAATAGAAAATTATTCTGGAGGAAAAGTGGAGGGGGTACTTCGGATCTATTGA
- a CDS encoding formate/nitrite transporter family protein, with product MNKSFLNTVECAEAVVKLAIKKSHTKPSKVFLLGFMGGIFIGLAYVAYITVSQTLGGNFDAGFAKFMGATVFPVGIMLVLFVGGDLFTGNNLAFIGYCTKDVSLKEVLTNWVSVWFGNFTGSIFIAWVAFMAGIFKSPAMYAATVNLAEHKVHLTFTEGLFSGFLCNILVALGVWMTFSATDSIGKIFSAWFPIMMFALSGYQHVVANMFVLSIAKMINPSIYSAGTAITHNIFPVTMGNLLSGGIFIPIIYYTLYLKKENQ from the coding sequence ATGAACAAAAGTTTTTTAAATACAGTAGAATGTGCTGAAGCCGTTGTAAAATTAGCCATAAAAAAATCCCACACCAAACCTTCAAAGGTATTTCTGCTCGGATTTATGGGTGGAATCTTCATCGGCCTTGCCTATGTGGCATATATAACCGTTTCCCAGACTTTAGGAGGAAATTTTGATGCTGGATTTGCAAAATTCATGGGTGCCACAGTATTCCCAGTGGGGATAATGCTCGTTCTTTTTGTAGGTGGGGATCTTTTTACAGGAAACAACCTGGCCTTTATAGGTTACTGCACAAAAGATGTCTCCCTAAAAGAGGTTTTGACAAACTGGGTATCTGTATGGTTTGGCAACTTCACCGGAAGTATCTTTATAGCCTGGGTTGCCTTTATGGCTGGTATTTTCAAAAGTCCTGCTATGTATGCTGCAACTGTTAATCTTGCTGAGCATAAGGTTCATCTTACATTCACTGAGGGACTTTTTAGCGGATTTTTATGTAATATCCTAGTTGCTCTAGGAGTGTGGATGACATTTTCTGCTACAGATTCTATCGGTAAGATTTTTTCAGCCTGGTTTCCAATTATGATGTTTGCTTTATCTGGATACCAGCATGTTGTTGCAAATATGTTTGTGCTTTCCATCGCAAAAATGATAAATCCATCAATTTATAGTGCTGGTACAGCTATCACTCACAATATCTTCCCGGTAACAATGGGAAACCTCCTTTCAGGAGGAATATTTATTCCTATTATCTATTATACCCTTTATCTCAAAAAAGAAAACCAGTAA
- a CDS encoding AMP-binding protein — protein sequence MDFIRDFEKNAIIYEEKKISYRDIISAAKFITEDIDICKGDRVMIFMENRPEYIYAFLGVWDRSGICVCIDASFEGKEFSYYLNDSAPKCVFVSNETVTAAKQACQITGLDVKLINVDEMDMNYDFTSEKLLKSPERNDVSLILYTSGTTGNPKGVMLTMDNILLNIESLDKYNMFRKSDVILGILPLHHIFPLLGVGVLPLYKGSTIVFLKDISSQGIKNSLKKHKVTIILGVPRLWEMFHKGIMGKINSNRAAKLLFKISKKLNNEKFSRKVFKKVHEEFGGNIRFLVSGGSKLDAQLTEDFTAMGMRICEGYGMTETAPMIAFNPDSEIIPGSAGKIIPGIQVKTSDDGEILVRGRNVMKGYYNKPIDTSQVLDSEGWLYTGDLGYLNGDIIFVTGRKKEMIVLSNGKNINPLEIEGQIMSNTEIVQEVAVVEHNKILTAVIYPDFNAISAQGITNIKETLKWGAVDKYNIQAPSYKKILDIKIVKQELPKTKLGKIRRFKITEILKNEKKIDVEIQEPDFEEYNFLKKFLLGIKNIPIFPNSHLELDLGLDSLDMVEVLAYIESNFGVICDEKIVSENPTLEKLAIYLKENSKELSEKQSNWSEILNKKIDIELPKSNIVGSAMKRILKLLFISRLKLKKEALENIPKEPCIFVGNHQSFIDGFILNEALPGKILKRTYYMAKVKHFNSPVMKFLGRNANILVVDINKNLSESLQSMAQALKKGKNVVIFPEGIRSRDGKIGEFKKSFAIIAKELNIPIAPFGIKGAYEAFPTGAKIPKSGNLHIKFFDKIYPDRLNYDEISSKVMKEIKAWVEG from the coding sequence GTGGATTTTATAAGGGATTTTGAAAAGAATGCAATTATATATGAAGAAAAAAAGATATCCTACCGAGATATAATATCAGCTGCTAAATTTATAACAGAGGACATTGATATCTGCAAAGGTGACAGGGTAATGATATTCATGGAAAACAGACCTGAATACATCTACGCATTTTTGGGAGTGTGGGACAGATCGGGTATATGCGTGTGTATCGATGCCAGTTTTGAGGGAAAAGAATTTTCATATTATCTCAATGATTCTGCTCCTAAGTGTGTCTTTGTTTCAAATGAAACTGTAACCGCTGCCAAGCAAGCTTGTCAAATAACTGGCTTAGATGTAAAGCTGATAAATGTAGATGAAATGGATATGAATTATGATTTTACAAGTGAGAAACTTCTGAAATCTCCTGAGAGGAACGATGTTTCCCTCATACTCTATACCTCTGGAACCACTGGAAACCCAAAGGGTGTAATGCTGACCATGGACAATATCCTCCTAAATATTGAAAGTCTAGATAAATACAACATGTTTAGGAAAAGTGACGTTATCTTGGGTATTTTACCTCTGCATCATATATTTCCCTTGCTCGGAGTTGGTGTTCTTCCCCTATACAAAGGATCTACAATAGTATTTCTAAAGGATATCTCTTCCCAGGGAATAAAAAATAGCCTAAAAAAACATAAAGTTACAATAATATTGGGAGTTCCAAGATTGTGGGAGATGTTTCATAAGGGGATAATGGGAAAAATAAACTCCAACAGGGCGGCAAAACTTCTTTTTAAAATTTCAAAGAAATTAAATAATGAAAAATTCAGCAGGAAAGTATTTAAAAAAGTCCATGAAGAGTTTGGAGGGAATATAAGATTTTTAGTTTCTGGCGGGTCAAAACTTGATGCTCAGTTGACAGAAGATTTTACAGCCATGGGCATGAGAATATGTGAGGGTTATGGCATGACAGAGACTGCTCCAATGATAGCTTTTAATCCTGACAGTGAGATTATCCCAGGCTCTGCAGGGAAAATTATTCCAGGGATCCAGGTAAAGACATCTGATGACGGAGAGATACTGGTAAGAGGCCGTAATGTCATGAAAGGGTATTACAATAAGCCTATAGATACATCTCAGGTACTAGATTCAGAAGGATGGCTATATACTGGCGACCTTGGTTATCTAAATGGAGATATTATTTTTGTCACAGGAAGAAAAAAAGAGATGATAGTTCTGTCCAACGGTAAAAATATAAACCCTCTGGAAATAGAGGGTCAGATTATGTCAAATACAGAGATAGTTCAAGAAGTAGCCGTAGTAGAACATAACAAGATACTAACAGCGGTTATTTATCCAGACTTTAATGCTATCTCTGCCCAAGGTATAACCAACATAAAAGAAACTCTTAAATGGGGGGCTGTTGACAAATATAATATCCAGGCTCCCAGCTATAAAAAAATACTGGATATAAAAATAGTAAAGCAAGAGCTCCCGAAGACAAAACTTGGAAAAATAAGAAGATTTAAGATCACAGAAATCTTGAAAAATGAGAAAAAAATAGATGTCGAAATACAGGAACCAGACTTTGAAGAGTATAATTTTTTGAAGAAATTCCTTTTGGGAATAAAAAATATACCTATATTTCCCAATTCTCATTTGGAATTGGATCTAGGGCTTGACTCTTTGGATATGGTGGAAGTTTTGGCATATATTGAGTCTAACTTTGGAGTGATTTGTGATGAAAAAATTGTTTCAGAAAATCCAACCCTTGAAAAACTAGCTATTTACTTAAAGGAAAATTCTAAAGAGCTTAGTGAAAAACAATCTAACTGGTCGGAAATCCTCAATAAAAAAATTGACATCGAGCTTCCGAAATCCAACATAGTGGGGTCAGCTATGAAGAGGATTTTAAAGCTGCTGTTTATTTCTCGGCTAAAGTTAAAAAAAGAAGCTTTAGAAAATATTCCCAAAGAACCCTGTATATTTGTAGGGAACCATCAGAGTTTCATAGATGGTTTTATTTTAAATGAGGCCCTTCCGGGGAAAATACTTAAAAGGACATATTATATGGCCAAGGTTAAACATTTTAATTCTCCTGTGATGAAATTTCTAGGTAGAAATGCAAATATACTGGTGGTAGATATCAATAAAAACCTTTCAGAGTCATTACAGTCAATGGCACAGGCATTAAAAAAAGGTAAAAATGTAGTTATTTTTCCAGAGGGTATCAGGAGCAGGGACGGTAAAATAGGTGAATTTAAAAAATCCTTTGCTATAATCGCAAAGGAGCTCAATATACCCATTGCACCTTTTGGTATAAAAGGGGCTTACGAAGCCTTTCCCACTGGAGCCAAGATTCCAAAATCAGGGAACCTTCATATAAAATTTTTCGATAAAATATATCCAGATAGATTAAATTATGATGAGATTTCCTCTAAAGTAATGAAGGAAATAAAAGCTTGGGTAGAAGGATAA
- a CDS encoding leucyl aminopeptidase: protein MYFKIVKNLKKNYSKNVILYLEDKVEVCSFMSDENKVLLSKLIDEKKFRGKMGETLEASFLGHGNLINMVLVGVGKENDVTRDSIIKAVYKSLKNISGEVLISSEEDKLKNIDAIAEAAYHINYKFEKYKTEEKEKKSLIIEYFDPIAEDGTIEGEVLGEAVNITRDLVNEPANVIYPKTLAIEAMTLGSKFGFDVEVLEEYEIGEVGMEAFLSVARAAEKRPRLIIMRYFGDKKNPDKITGLVGKGLTYDTGGLSLKPSDSMLEMKCDMGGAATVIGAMCAASKMKVEKNIIGVIAACENSIGGNAYRPGDVIGSMSGKTIEITNTDAEGRLTLADAVTYIIRNEKVSEVIDIATLTGGIVVALGTTVTGIFSNSESMYEKLAKSGEVFGEKLWRMPIFDDYKELVKSDIADLKNSGGRWGSAPSAAKFIEEFSEGIPWMHIDIAGTAFVTTAKDYFPKGATGNMVRTLYGYLKTK from the coding sequence ATGTATTTTAAAATTGTAAAAAATCTTAAAAAAAATTATTCTAAAAATGTGATTCTTTATCTAGAGGACAAAGTAGAAGTCTGCAGTTTTATGTCAGATGAAAATAAAGTGCTTTTAAGCAAACTTATCGATGAAAAAAAGTTTAGAGGTAAAATGGGAGAGACCTTAGAAGCCAGTTTTTTGGGACATGGTAATCTTATTAACATGGTTCTCGTAGGAGTAGGGAAAGAAAATGATGTGACAAGGGACTCCATTATAAAGGCGGTGTACAAGTCTCTAAAGAATATTTCTGGAGAGGTTCTAATAAGTTCTGAGGAGGACAAGCTAAAGAATATAGATGCCATTGCTGAGGCGGCCTATCATATAAATTATAAGTTTGAAAAATACAAGACAGAGGAAAAAGAAAAAAAATCCCTTATTATAGAATATTTTGATCCTATAGCAGAAGACGGGACTATAGAGGGGGAGGTTTTAGGTGAGGCAGTAAATATAACAAGAGACCTTGTAAATGAGCCTGCAAATGTTATTTATCCAAAGACTCTTGCAATCGAAGCTATGACTTTAGGGTCAAAATTCGGATTTGATGTAGAGGTTCTAGAGGAATATGAGATAGGTGAGGTGGGAATGGAGGCTTTTCTTTCAGTTGCACGTGCCGCAGAAAAAAGACCTAGACTTATCATAATGAGATATTTTGGAGACAAAAAAAATCCAGATAAAATAACTGGACTTGTGGGAAAGGGTTTGACTTATGATACAGGAGGGCTCTCTCTTAAGCCTAGTGACAGTATGCTAGAGATGAAGTGTGACATGGGCGGGGCAGCCACTGTCATAGGAGCTATGTGTGCAGCATCTAAGATGAAGGTGGAGAAAAATATAATAGGTGTAATAGCTGCCTGTGAAAACTCCATAGGAGGGAATGCATACAGACCTGGAGATGTCATAGGAAGTATGTCAGGAAAGACTATAGAGATAACAAACACAGATGCAGAAGGAAGGCTGACCCTTGCAGATGCAGTTACCTATATAATAAGAAATGAGAAGGTAAGCGAAGTAATAGATATAGCCACACTTACAGGTGGTATAGTTGTAGCCCTTGGTACAACAGTTACGGGAATATTCAGCAACAGTGAATCAATGTACGAGAAACTTGCAAAATCTGGAGAGGTATTCGGTGAAAAGTTGTGGAGAATGCCTATATTTGATGATTACAAAGAACTGGTAAAATCAGACATTGCCGACCTTAAAAATTCAGGAGGAAGATGGGGAAGTGCTCCTAGTGCTGCAAAATTTATAGAGGAATTCTCAGAGGGTATCCCTTGGATGCATATAGATATAGCTGGGACAGCCTTTGTAACTACTGCAAAAGATTATTTCCCAAAGGGAGCTACAGGAAACATGGTGAGAACCCTCTATGGTTATCTAAAGACAAAGTAG
- the pflB gene encoding formate C-acetyltransferase: MKKFDPWSDFKEGKWQEEIDVRDFIQKNYTPYEGDESFLSGPTERTRELFEKFEGLRKTELEKNGVVDINTDTVSSLLTYDAGYLDKDKEIIVGIQTDKPLKRGVNPFGGIKMTRQAVEAYGYELDQKIEDYFAYKTTHNDGVFRVYNEAMKTARSTGIITGLPDAYGRGRIIGDYRRVSLYGVDHLLEEKKKDKIIYGRKKMTEENIHLLEELYKQIDFLKKMKEMAKLYGYDISAPAKNSKEAVQWLYFAYLASVKEQNGAAMSLGRVSTFLDIYFQRDIDKGILTEEDSQEIIDDFVLKLRMVRQLRTPEYNELFAGDPNWITEVIGGTGTDGRTMVTKSSYRFLNTLYTLAPAPEPNLTVLWSESLPVDFKRYCAKVSMDTDSIQYENDDLMRPRYGDDYGIACCVSAMKIGKQMQYFGARCNMPKILLMALNGGRDEVSGKQTGPEMEPFQCKPLNYDDVIKRLKIYREWLCELYVNTMNIIHFMHDKYAYEKTQMALHDSEVERSMAFGMAGLSVVADSLSAIKYAKVTPVKNDKGIIIDFNVEGDFPKFGNNDDRVDSIAAKITEDFIGDLKKHETYRNAVHSLSILTITSNVVYGKKTGSTPDGRKKGEPFAPGANPMHNREKKGALASLTSVAKIPYDACRDGISCTFSIPPRTLGKTEEDRKTILTSILDGYFSQNAHHLNVNVLDREKLEDAMLHPEKYPNLTIRVSGYAVNFNSLSKEQQREVISRTFHSEI; the protein is encoded by the coding sequence ATGAAAAAGTTTGATCCATGGAGTGATTTTAAAGAAGGCAAGTGGCAAGAAGAGATTGATGTCAGAGATTTTATCCAAAAAAACTATACTCCCTATGAGGGAGATGAATCATTTTTAAGCGGACCCACTGAAAGGACAAGAGAACTATTTGAAAAGTTTGAAGGACTTAGAAAAACAGAGTTAGAAAAAAACGGTGTTGTAGACATAAACACAGACACTGTATCTTCACTGCTGACTTATGACGCCGGTTATCTAGACAAAGATAAAGAGATAATAGTAGGGATACAGACTGATAAACCACTAAAAAGAGGTGTAAACCCCTTCGGCGGAATAAAGATGACCAGACAGGCTGTAGAAGCTTATGGATACGAACTTGACCAGAAGATAGAGGACTATTTTGCATATAAGACCACACACAACGATGGTGTTTTTAGGGTGTATAATGAAGCTATGAAGACAGCAAGAAGTACCGGGATAATAACAGGTCTTCCTGATGCCTATGGAAGAGGTAGGATTATAGGTGACTATAGAAGAGTATCCCTATACGGAGTTGACCACCTTTTAGAGGAAAAGAAAAAAGATAAGATAATATACGGGCGGAAAAAAATGACTGAGGAAAACATCCACCTCTTAGAAGAACTTTACAAGCAGATTGATTTTTTGAAAAAGATGAAAGAGATGGCCAAGCTTTATGGATATGATATATCGGCTCCAGCTAAAAATTCCAAAGAGGCCGTTCAGTGGCTTTATTTTGCATACTTAGCCTCAGTAAAAGAGCAAAACGGTGCAGCCATGTCCCTTGGAAGGGTAAGTACCTTTTTAGATATTTATTTTCAGCGAGATATAGATAAGGGAATTCTCACAGAAGAAGATTCACAGGAGATAATAGATGATTTTGTACTGAAGCTAAGAATGGTGAGGCAGCTAAGGACTCCAGAATATAATGAACTTTTTGCAGGAGACCCCAACTGGATAACGGAAGTTATAGGGGGAACTGGAACCGACGGGAGAACAATGGTAACCAAAAGTTCCTACAGATTTTTGAACACCCTCTATACCCTAGCTCCTGCACCTGAACCAAATCTGACGGTACTCTGGTCAGAGTCTCTTCCTGTAGACTTCAAAAGATATTGTGCCAAGGTATCTATGGACACAGACTCAATACAGTACGAAAATGATGACCTTATGAGGCCTAGATACGGAGATGACTACGGGATAGCATGTTGCGTATCGGCCATGAAGATAGGCAAACAGATGCAGTATTTCGGAGCCAGATGTAATATGCCAAAAATCCTTCTCATGGCACTAAACGGAGGAAGAGACGAAGTTTCGGGGAAACAGACGGGTCCCGAGATGGAGCCTTTTCAGTGTAAACCTCTGAATTATGATGATGTGATAAAAAGACTGAAGATTTACAGAGAGTGGCTATGTGAACTCTATGTAAATACCATGAATATCATTCACTTTATGCACGACAAGTACGCCTATGAGAAGACTCAGATGGCTCTTCACGACTCCGAAGTGGAACGGTCTATGGCCTTTGGAATGGCAGGTTTATCAGTTGTGGCTGATTCCCTGAGTGCCATAAAGTATGCCAAGGTCACCCCTGTAAAAAATGATAAGGGTATAATCATAGACTTTAATGTAGAGGGGGATTTCCCAAAATTTGGAAACAATGACGACAGAGTTGATTCTATAGCTGCGAAAATAACAGAAGATTTTATAGGGGACCTAAAAAAACATGAAACCTACAGAAATGCAGTGCACTCCCTGTCTATACTGACCATAACTTCAAATGTAGTCTATGGAAAGAAAACAGGCTCAACTCCAGACGGCAGAAAAAAAGGAGAGCCCTTTGCACCAGGAGCCAATCCAATGCATAACAGAGAGAAAAAAGGTGCCCTAGCATCTCTTACTTCTGTGGCAAAGATACCTTATGATGCCTGTCGTGACGGAATATCGTGTACATTCAGCATTCCTCCAAGGACTCTAGGAAAGACAGAGGAGGACAGAAAGACGATTCTCACCTCTATACTCGATGGTTATTTTTCTCAGAATGCCCACCACCTCAATGTAAATGTGCTAGACAGGGAAAAGCTTGAAGACGCCATGCTTCATCCTGAGAAATATCCAAATCTGACTATACGTGTTTCTGGATATGCTGTAAATTTCAACTCTCTTAGCAAAGAGCAACAAAGAGAGGTAATAAGCAGAACTTTTCATAGTGAAATATAG
- a CDS encoding PAS domain-containing protein, protein MDSKILKYNAKYAEPKSSMFQMLQKDGKIIYVNESWLKETGYREDEVVGKYFRDFLLEESQEQVKTGFPRLRDYGCIENVPLKIKRKDGVVIEAVLNGISVYDENGEFLNTRCELKTINYFIRSNQYMHNLLEEEIFLKKSLYMKSQINNALLFSESLSDFLKHVLFVLSEPSEVFSTTVLKFGKGNEVFSESSESLENPIEDEIKRSLIKNDFSKKILDDFMIIEKDKVIEGFEDVQNFLNNKDILVISTIVLENKIHMEKTIFLFHLHGEKLSIFKEKWLKLLRNVKDLLSLGLNTFDVYENTQAIAEKLSEFSMLESRHSSNQKDELKNSVYREIERYKRYSTPFSLLIFKVSNLDSIKNSVAELWVEEISSKISRTIDKSIRDIDQLYNLGNEKFIVILTETVENDAVKISERIEKEILDLDPGPVNFTISTGVAENKKDDTFSSIYKRLDQSLRESKKKSKDSLFLC, encoded by the coding sequence TTGGACTCTAAAATTCTAAAGTATAATGCTAAATACGCAGAGCCTAAAAGCTCAATGTTTCAAATGCTTCAAAAAGATGGAAAGATAATCTATGTCAATGAGAGCTGGCTAAAGGAAACTGGGTACAGAGAAGATGAAGTTGTAGGAAAATATTTCAGAGATTTTTTGCTTGAAGAAAGTCAAGAGCAAGTGAAAACCGGTTTTCCACGTCTCAGAGATTATGGATGCATAGAAAATGTACCCTTGAAAATCAAAAGGAAAGATGGGGTTGTAATAGAGGCGGTATTGAACGGTATAAGTGTCTATGATGAAAATGGGGAATTTTTAAATACAAGATGTGAGCTAAAGACAATTAATTATTTCATAAGATCTAATCAGTATATGCATAACCTGTTAGAGGAAGAAATATTTTTGAAAAAAAGCCTGTATATGAAATCCCAGATAAACAATGCCCTTCTTTTTTCTGAAAGTTTGAGTGACTTTTTAAAACATGTTTTATTTGTGCTATCAGAACCGTCAGAAGTCTTTAGCACCACTGTGTTGAAATTTGGAAAAGGTAATGAGGTTTTTTCTGAGAGTTCGGAATCATTGGAAAATCCTATAGAAGATGAGATAAAAAGGTCGTTAATAAAAAATGATTTTTCAAAGAAAATCTTAGATGACTTTATGATTATCGAGAAGGATAAGGTTATAGAGGGATTTGAAGATGTGCAAAATTTTCTAAATAATAAGGATATTCTGGTGATATCTACCATAGTGCTAGAAAATAAAATTCATATGGAAAAAACGATATTTTTATTCCACCTTCATGGAGAAAAATTGAGTATTTTTAAAGAAAAATGGCTGAAATTATTGAGAAATGTGAAGGATTTACTGAGTTTAGGCCTAAATACCTTTGATGTCTATGAAAATACTCAGGCCATTGCAGAAAAATTATCTGAGTTTTCGATGCTTGAAAGCAGACACAGTTCAAATCAAAAAGATGAACTTAAAAACTCTGTATACAGGGAGATAGAGCGTTATAAAAGATATTCAACTCCCTTTTCTCTTTTGATCTTTAAGGTTTCAAATCTAGACAGTATAAAAAACAGCGTTGCCGAGCTGTGGGTAGAGGAGATCTCGTCAAAAATTTCGAGGACCATAGATAAAAGCATAAGAGATATAGATCAACTTTATAACCTGGGGAATGAGAAATTCATAGTTATATTGACTGAGACTGTTGAAAATGATGCGGTGAAAATTTCAGAAAGAATAGAAAAAGAGATTTTAGATTTAGATCCGGGACCTGTAAATTTTACTATAAGCACAGGAGTTGCAGAAAATAAAAAAGATGATACCTTTAGCAGCATTTACAAAAGGTTAGATCAAAGTCTTCGGGAATCAAAGAAGAAAAGTAAGGATTCTCTTTTTCTCTGTTAA